In the Solanum pennellii chromosome 5, SPENNV200 genome, one interval contains:
- the LOC107018713 gene encoding protein PTST homolog 2, chloroplastic isoform X2 — protein sequence MVLTQFARPYNFCSFLSLPATPCKNFVLNPRKRVDFWRKSGGCELVLGKKMCSLKFVELIRKGKEEHSVCCCCCGEGSQSEGDMKLEAEILAFMEKSQNPDAFPTRKDLEKAGRFDLIEAIRNRGGWYSFGWDSEEEPFEAEEMDFDIEELQRRVEKYQESDSGSDFSSGDSSQPASSSAVVEEDSANEGIEGILNRLEKERISSLGINTSKYGYGANHSSRDNIDDRSSGTTTGRAPYRTDLGKNGSLTTSSPTKGGLSDSGGQLNHKYTPDMWRSWSTQRACPEGTEFEVGEVDFDKRPNGGKTETSRHDVFTVKENSYGTPERWIYNNHNDISTRLQHLELELSSTLHSLRSKSLEVNSKEVLGRSPSDLQKLSDAREFQENDVINAQKRLRSIRAKLAILEGKVALTLTDAEKLLARKQKKIDSASKALQLLRTTQIVWHNSASEVLLTGSFDGWTTQRKMEKLRTGVFSVSLKLYPGIYEIKFIVDGIWKVDPLRAVVHNNGHENNLLIVT from the exons ATGGTATTGACCCAATTTGCAAGACCTTATAATTTTTGCTCTTTTTTGAGTTTACCTGCTACCCCTTGTAAAAATTTTGTCCTAAACCCAAGAAAAAGAGTTGATTTTTGGAGAAAATCTGGGGGTTGTGAACTTGTTTTGGGTAAAAAGATGTGTTCTTTGAAGTTTGTTGAGCTAATTAGAAAGGGAAAAGAAGAGCATagtgtatgttgttgttgttgtggagAAGGGTCGCAAAGTGAAGGTGATATGAAGTTAGAGGCTGAAATTTTAGCCTTCATGGAGAAGTCTCAGAATCCAGATGCATTTCCTACTAGAAAAGATTTGGAAAAGGCAGGaagatttgatttgattgaGGCTATTAGGAATAGGGGTGGATGGTATTCGTTTGGTTGGGACTCAGAAGAGGAACCCTTTGAGGCTGAGGAAATGGATTTTGATATTGAGGAGTTACAAAGGAGAGTTGAGAAATATCAAGAAAGTGATTCTGGTTCTGATTTTTCATCTGGGGATTCTTCTCAGCCAGCTTCCTCCTCTG CTGTGGTTGAGGAAGATAGTGCAAATGAAGGGATTGAAGGGATATTGAACCGATTAGAGAAAGAGAGAATCTCATCTCTTGGTATTAATACTAGCAAATATGGATACGGAGCTAATCATTCAAGTAGGGATAACATCGATGACAGAAGCTCTGGAACCACTACAGGTAGAGCTCCATACAGGACTGACCTGGGAAAAAATGGAAGCCTCACGACAAGTAGCCCCACTAAAGGCGGTTTAAGTGATTCAGGAGGTCAGCTTAACCATAAATACACGCCAGATATGTGGAGATCATGGAGCACTCAACGTGCATGCCCCGAAGGCACAGAGTTTGAAG TTGGTGAGGTAGATTTTGATAAGAGACCAAATGGAGGTAAAACTGAAACTTCAAGACATGATGTATTTACCGTCAAAGAGAATAGTTACGGAACTCCGGAAAGATGGATATATAACAACCATAATGATATAAGTACTCGTCTTCAGCATTTAGAGCTTGAGCTATCCTCAACACTTCACTCGCTGAGATCCAAGAGCCTAGAGGTCAATTCAAAGGAG GTTCTTGGAAGATCCCCTAGTGATTTGCAGAAGCTTTCTGATGCACGGGAGTTCCAGGAGAACGACGTCATAAATGCTCAGAAGAGATTGCGGTCCATACGTGCAAAACTTGCAATACTGGAGGGGAAAGTTGCGTTAACATTGAC TGATGCAGAGAAGTTGTTGGCAAGGAAGCAGAAGAAGATTGACAGTGCTAGCAAAGCTTTACAGCTTCTTCGTACTACTCAGATTGTTTGGCATAACTCTGCCTCAGAGGTTCTTCTAACAGGCTCATTTGATGGATGGACAACACAG AGGAAGATGGAGAAATTGCGCACTGGTGTTTTTTCTGTAAGCCTAAAGTTGTACCCGGGCATCTATGAG ATCAAATTCATTGTTGATGGCATATGGAAGGTTGATCCTTTAAGGGCCGTTGTTCACAACAATGGTCATGAAAATAATCTTCTCATTGTCACATAA
- the LOC107018713 gene encoding protein PTST homolog 2, chloroplastic isoform X1, with product MVLTQFARPYNFCSFLSLPATPCKNFVLNPRKRVDFWRKSGGCELVLGKKMCSLKFVELIRKGKEEHSVCCCCCGEGSQSEGDMKLEAEILAFMEKSQNPDAFPTRKDLEKAGRFDLIEAIRNRGGWYSFGWDSEEEPFEAEEMDFDIEELQRRVEKYQESDSGSDFSSGDSSQPASSSGRSLEAVVEEDSANEGIEGILNRLEKERISSLGINTSKYGYGANHSSRDNIDDRSSGTTTGRAPYRTDLGKNGSLTTSSPTKGGLSDSGGQLNHKYTPDMWRSWSTQRACPEGTEFEVGEVDFDKRPNGGKTETSRHDVFTVKENSYGTPERWIYNNHNDISTRLQHLELELSSTLHSLRSKSLEVNSKEVLGRSPSDLQKLSDAREFQENDVINAQKRLRSIRAKLAILEGKVALTLTDAEKLLARKQKKIDSASKALQLLRTTQIVWHNSASEVLLTGSFDGWTTQRKMEKLRTGVFSVSLKLYPGIYEIKFIVDGIWKVDPLRAVVHNNGHENNLLIVT from the exons ATGGTATTGACCCAATTTGCAAGACCTTATAATTTTTGCTCTTTTTTGAGTTTACCTGCTACCCCTTGTAAAAATTTTGTCCTAAACCCAAGAAAAAGAGTTGATTTTTGGAGAAAATCTGGGGGTTGTGAACTTGTTTTGGGTAAAAAGATGTGTTCTTTGAAGTTTGTTGAGCTAATTAGAAAGGGAAAAGAAGAGCATagtgtatgttgttgttgttgtggagAAGGGTCGCAAAGTGAAGGTGATATGAAGTTAGAGGCTGAAATTTTAGCCTTCATGGAGAAGTCTCAGAATCCAGATGCATTTCCTACTAGAAAAGATTTGGAAAAGGCAGGaagatttgatttgattgaGGCTATTAGGAATAGGGGTGGATGGTATTCGTTTGGTTGGGACTCAGAAGAGGAACCCTTTGAGGCTGAGGAAATGGATTTTGATATTGAGGAGTTACAAAGGAGAGTTGAGAAATATCAAGAAAGTGATTCTGGTTCTGATTTTTCATCTGGGGATTCTTCTCAGCCAGCTTCCTCCTCTGGTAGATCACT AGAAGCTGTGGTTGAGGAAGATAGTGCAAATGAAGGGATTGAAGGGATATTGAACCGATTAGAGAAAGAGAGAATCTCATCTCTTGGTATTAATACTAGCAAATATGGATACGGAGCTAATCATTCAAGTAGGGATAACATCGATGACAGAAGCTCTGGAACCACTACAGGTAGAGCTCCATACAGGACTGACCTGGGAAAAAATGGAAGCCTCACGACAAGTAGCCCCACTAAAGGCGGTTTAAGTGATTCAGGAGGTCAGCTTAACCATAAATACACGCCAGATATGTGGAGATCATGGAGCACTCAACGTGCATGCCCCGAAGGCACAGAGTTTGAAG TTGGTGAGGTAGATTTTGATAAGAGACCAAATGGAGGTAAAACTGAAACTTCAAGACATGATGTATTTACCGTCAAAGAGAATAGTTACGGAACTCCGGAAAGATGGATATATAACAACCATAATGATATAAGTACTCGTCTTCAGCATTTAGAGCTTGAGCTATCCTCAACACTTCACTCGCTGAGATCCAAGAGCCTAGAGGTCAATTCAAAGGAG GTTCTTGGAAGATCCCCTAGTGATTTGCAGAAGCTTTCTGATGCACGGGAGTTCCAGGAGAACGACGTCATAAATGCTCAGAAGAGATTGCGGTCCATACGTGCAAAACTTGCAATACTGGAGGGGAAAGTTGCGTTAACATTGAC TGATGCAGAGAAGTTGTTGGCAAGGAAGCAGAAGAAGATTGACAGTGCTAGCAAAGCTTTACAGCTTCTTCGTACTACTCAGATTGTTTGGCATAACTCTGCCTCAGAGGTTCTTCTAACAGGCTCATTTGATGGATGGACAACACAG AGGAAGATGGAGAAATTGCGCACTGGTGTTTTTTCTGTAAGCCTAAAGTTGTACCCGGGCATCTATGAG ATCAAATTCATTGTTGATGGCATATGGAAGGTTGATCCTTTAAGGGCCGTTGTTCACAACAATGGTCATGAAAATAATCTTCTCATTGTCACATAA
- the LOC107018789 gene encoding ultraviolet-B receptor UVR8 isoform X4, producing MIDEKNKVMEETERIKSREEEEEEEIWSWGAGTEGQLGTGKLQDEHKPQLIHSLSSFGPISHISCGGAHVIALTPGGRVLTWGRGTSGQLGHGEMVNCLHPKSVEYLEGIFITHASAGWNHSGFVSDTGYVFTSGDGSFGQLGHEDYISRCSPAQVLHFKARHVEQIACGMRHSLVLLKEDLIYGFGSGKRGQLGISDDKLKSVSTPQVTLGFENVKIRSVTANGDHSAAISMNGHLYIWGRSFHGAPDVYTPRRVTADLLFSQVALGWNHALVLTGDGEVYMLGRYNYNVPTGAQKANGMNHISEDEGVLQRVLDFNSTKVVQIGAGAEHSAVVTDDGSVMTWGWGEHGQLGLGDTNDQTGPRAVSLCNEPSRKPCVGRVYCGSGFTFVIRTYTVKSSS from the exons ATGATTGATGAGAAGAACAAAGTGATGGAAGAAACCGAAAGAATTAAAagcagagaagaagaagaagaagaagaaatatggaGCTGGGGAGCAGGAACAGAGGGACAATTAGGAACAGGAAAACTCCAAGATGAACACAAACCTCAACTCattcattctctttcttcttttggtCCTATTTCTCATATCTCTTGTGGTGGAGCTCATGTCATTGCCCTTACCCCTG GTGGAAGAGTGCTAACTTGGGGGAGAGGTACTTCTGGTCAGTTGGGCCATGGGGAGATGGTTAACTGCTTACACCCAAAGTCAGTAGAGTATTTGGAAGGTATCTTCATTACACATGCTTCTGCTGGATGGAATCACTCAGGATTTGTTTCAG ATACTGGTTACGTATTCACTTCTGGAGATGGTTCATTTGGTCAGCTTGGGCATGAGGATTATATCTCAAGATGTTCTCCTGCACAAGTGTTGCACTTCAAGGCTAGGCATGTCGAGCAAATTGCTTGTGGTATGCGTCATTCACTTGTCTTACTAAAAG AGGATCTTATCTACGGATTTGGTTCCGGAAAACGTGGTCAACTTGGTATATCTGATGACAAACTGAAGTCAGTTAGCACTCCTCAGGTTACTTTGGGTTTTGAAAATGTCAAAATCAGGAGTGTCACTGCAAATGGAGATCACAGCGCAGCAATATCCA tgaatgGACATTTATATATATGGGGAAGATCATTTCATGGAGCCCCAGATGTGTATACTCCCCGCCGTGTTACTGCAGACTTATTATTCAGCCAGGTCGCTTTAGGGTGGAACCACGCTCTTGTATTGACAG GTGATGGGGAAGTATACATGCTTGGCAGGTATAATTATAATGTTCCTACCGGTGCTCAAAAAGCCAATGGGATGAATCATATATCTG AAGATGAAGGTGTCCTGCAAAGAGTCCTCGACTTCAATAGTACAAAGGTTGTCCAAATTGGTGCAGGGGCTGAGCATTCTGCCGTGGTAACAG ATGACGGATCAGTAATGACATGGGGTTGGGGTGAACACGGTCAGCTTGGTTTAGGAGATACAAACGATCAAACTGGCCCTCGTGCTGTAAGTTTATGCAATGAACCATCCAGGAAACCATGTGTTGGTAGAGTTTACTGTGGCAGTGGTTTTACATTTGTTATCAGGACGTATACTGTGAAGTCCAGTTCCTAA
- the LOC107018789 gene encoding ultraviolet-B receptor UVR8 isoform X3, translating to MIDEKNKVMEETERIKSREEEEEEEIWSWGAGTEGQLGTGKLQDEHKPQLIHSLSSFGPISHISCGGAHVIALTPGGRVLTWGRGTSGQLGHGEMVNCLHPKSVEYLEGIFITHASAGWNHSGFVSDTGYVFTSGDGSFGQLGHEDYISRCSPAQVLHFKARHVEQIACGMRHSLVLLKEDLIYGFGSGKRGQLGISDDKLKSVSTPQVTLGFENVKIRSVTANGDHSAAISMNGHLYIWGRSFHGAPDVYTPRRVTADLLFSQVALGWNHALVLTGDGEVYMLGRYNYNVPTGAQKANGMNHISEDEGVLQRVLDFNSTKVVQIGAGAEHSAVVTADDGSVMTWGWGEHGQLGLGDTNDQTGPRAVSLCNEPSRKPCVGRVYCGSGFTFVIRTYTVKSSS from the exons ATGATTGATGAGAAGAACAAAGTGATGGAAGAAACCGAAAGAATTAAAagcagagaagaagaagaagaagaagaaatatggaGCTGGGGAGCAGGAACAGAGGGACAATTAGGAACAGGAAAACTCCAAGATGAACACAAACCTCAACTCattcattctctttcttcttttggtCCTATTTCTCATATCTCTTGTGGTGGAGCTCATGTCATTGCCCTTACCCCTG GTGGAAGAGTGCTAACTTGGGGGAGAGGTACTTCTGGTCAGTTGGGCCATGGGGAGATGGTTAACTGCTTACACCCAAAGTCAGTAGAGTATTTGGAAGGTATCTTCATTACACATGCTTCTGCTGGATGGAATCACTCAGGATTTGTTTCAG ATACTGGTTACGTATTCACTTCTGGAGATGGTTCATTTGGTCAGCTTGGGCATGAGGATTATATCTCAAGATGTTCTCCTGCACAAGTGTTGCACTTCAAGGCTAGGCATGTCGAGCAAATTGCTTGTGGTATGCGTCATTCACTTGTCTTACTAAAAG AGGATCTTATCTACGGATTTGGTTCCGGAAAACGTGGTCAACTTGGTATATCTGATGACAAACTGAAGTCAGTTAGCACTCCTCAGGTTACTTTGGGTTTTGAAAATGTCAAAATCAGGAGTGTCACTGCAAATGGAGATCACAGCGCAGCAATATCCA tgaatgGACATTTATATATATGGGGAAGATCATTTCATGGAGCCCCAGATGTGTATACTCCCCGCCGTGTTACTGCAGACTTATTATTCAGCCAGGTCGCTTTAGGGTGGAACCACGCTCTTGTATTGACAG GTGATGGGGAAGTATACATGCTTGGCAGGTATAATTATAATGTTCCTACCGGTGCTCAAAAAGCCAATGGGATGAATCATATATCTG AAGATGAAGGTGTCCTGCAAAGAGTCCTCGACTTCAATAGTACAAAGGTTGTCCAAATTGGTGCAGGGGCTGAGCATTCTGCCGTGGTAACAG CAGATGACGGATCAGTAATGACATGGGGTTGGGGTGAACACGGTCAGCTTGGTTTAGGAGATACAAACGATCAAACTGGCCCTCGTGCTGTAAGTTTATGCAATGAACCATCCAGGAAACCATGTGTTGGTAGAGTTTACTGTGGCAGTGGTTTTACATTTGTTATCAGGACGTATACTGTGAAGTCCAGTTCCTAA
- the LOC107018789 gene encoding ultraviolet-B receptor UVR8 isoform X2 yields MIDEKNKVMEETERIKSREEEEEEEIWSWGAGTEGQLGTGKLQDEHKPQLIHSLSSFGPISHISCGGAHVIALTPGGRVLTWGRGTSGQLGHGEMVNCLHPKSVEYLEGIFITHASAGWNHSGFVSDTGYVFTSGDGSFGQLGHEDYISRCSPAQVLHFKARHVEQIACGMRHSLVLLKGDTEDLIYGFGSGKRGQLGISDDKLKSVSTPQVTLGFENVKIRSVTANGDHSAAISMNGHLYIWGRSFHGAPDVYTPRRVTADLLFSQVALGWNHALVLTGDGEVYMLGRYNYNVPTGAQKANGMNHISEDEGVLQRVLDFNSTKVVQIGAGAEHSAVVTDDGSVMTWGWGEHGQLGLGDTNDQTGPRAVSLCNEPSRKPCVGRVYCGSGFTFVIRTYTVKSSS; encoded by the exons ATGATTGATGAGAAGAACAAAGTGATGGAAGAAACCGAAAGAATTAAAagcagagaagaagaagaagaagaagaaatatggaGCTGGGGAGCAGGAACAGAGGGACAATTAGGAACAGGAAAACTCCAAGATGAACACAAACCTCAACTCattcattctctttcttcttttggtCCTATTTCTCATATCTCTTGTGGTGGAGCTCATGTCATTGCCCTTACCCCTG GTGGAAGAGTGCTAACTTGGGGGAGAGGTACTTCTGGTCAGTTGGGCCATGGGGAGATGGTTAACTGCTTACACCCAAAGTCAGTAGAGTATTTGGAAGGTATCTTCATTACACATGCTTCTGCTGGATGGAATCACTCAGGATTTGTTTCAG ATACTGGTTACGTATTCACTTCTGGAGATGGTTCATTTGGTCAGCTTGGGCATGAGGATTATATCTCAAGATGTTCTCCTGCACAAGTGTTGCACTTCAAGGCTAGGCATGTCGAGCAAATTGCTTGTGGTATGCGTCATTCACTTGTCTTACTAAAAG GAGATACAGAGGATCTTATCTACGGATTTGGTTCCGGAAAACGTGGTCAACTTGGTATATCTGATGACAAACTGAAGTCAGTTAGCACTCCTCAGGTTACTTTGGGTTTTGAAAATGTCAAAATCAGGAGTGTCACTGCAAATGGAGATCACAGCGCAGCAATATCCA tgaatgGACATTTATATATATGGGGAAGATCATTTCATGGAGCCCCAGATGTGTATACTCCCCGCCGTGTTACTGCAGACTTATTATTCAGCCAGGTCGCTTTAGGGTGGAACCACGCTCTTGTATTGACAG GTGATGGGGAAGTATACATGCTTGGCAGGTATAATTATAATGTTCCTACCGGTGCTCAAAAAGCCAATGGGATGAATCATATATCTG AAGATGAAGGTGTCCTGCAAAGAGTCCTCGACTTCAATAGTACAAAGGTTGTCCAAATTGGTGCAGGGGCTGAGCATTCTGCCGTGGTAACAG ATGACGGATCAGTAATGACATGGGGTTGGGGTGAACACGGTCAGCTTGGTTTAGGAGATACAAACGATCAAACTGGCCCTCGTGCTGTAAGTTTATGCAATGAACCATCCAGGAAACCATGTGTTGGTAGAGTTTACTGTGGCAGTGGTTTTACATTTGTTATCAGGACGTATACTGTGAAGTCCAGTTCCTAA
- the LOC107018789 gene encoding ultraviolet-B receptor UVR8 isoform X1 encodes MIDEKNKVMEETERIKSREEEEEEEIWSWGAGTEGQLGTGKLQDEHKPQLIHSLSSFGPISHISCGGAHVIALTPGGRVLTWGRGTSGQLGHGEMVNCLHPKSVEYLEGIFITHASAGWNHSGFVSDTGYVFTSGDGSFGQLGHEDYISRCSPAQVLHFKARHVEQIACGMRHSLVLLKGDTEDLIYGFGSGKRGQLGISDDKLKSVSTPQVTLGFENVKIRSVTANGDHSAAISMNGHLYIWGRSFHGAPDVYTPRRVTADLLFSQVALGWNHALVLTGDGEVYMLGRYNYNVPTGAQKANGMNHISEDEGVLQRVLDFNSTKVVQIGAGAEHSAVVTADDGSVMTWGWGEHGQLGLGDTNDQTGPRAVSLCNEPSRKPCVGRVYCGSGFTFVIRTYTVKSSS; translated from the exons ATGATTGATGAGAAGAACAAAGTGATGGAAGAAACCGAAAGAATTAAAagcagagaagaagaagaagaagaagaaatatggaGCTGGGGAGCAGGAACAGAGGGACAATTAGGAACAGGAAAACTCCAAGATGAACACAAACCTCAACTCattcattctctttcttcttttggtCCTATTTCTCATATCTCTTGTGGTGGAGCTCATGTCATTGCCCTTACCCCTG GTGGAAGAGTGCTAACTTGGGGGAGAGGTACTTCTGGTCAGTTGGGCCATGGGGAGATGGTTAACTGCTTACACCCAAAGTCAGTAGAGTATTTGGAAGGTATCTTCATTACACATGCTTCTGCTGGATGGAATCACTCAGGATTTGTTTCAG ATACTGGTTACGTATTCACTTCTGGAGATGGTTCATTTGGTCAGCTTGGGCATGAGGATTATATCTCAAGATGTTCTCCTGCACAAGTGTTGCACTTCAAGGCTAGGCATGTCGAGCAAATTGCTTGTGGTATGCGTCATTCACTTGTCTTACTAAAAG GAGATACAGAGGATCTTATCTACGGATTTGGTTCCGGAAAACGTGGTCAACTTGGTATATCTGATGACAAACTGAAGTCAGTTAGCACTCCTCAGGTTACTTTGGGTTTTGAAAATGTCAAAATCAGGAGTGTCACTGCAAATGGAGATCACAGCGCAGCAATATCCA tgaatgGACATTTATATATATGGGGAAGATCATTTCATGGAGCCCCAGATGTGTATACTCCCCGCCGTGTTACTGCAGACTTATTATTCAGCCAGGTCGCTTTAGGGTGGAACCACGCTCTTGTATTGACAG GTGATGGGGAAGTATACATGCTTGGCAGGTATAATTATAATGTTCCTACCGGTGCTCAAAAAGCCAATGGGATGAATCATATATCTG AAGATGAAGGTGTCCTGCAAAGAGTCCTCGACTTCAATAGTACAAAGGTTGTCCAAATTGGTGCAGGGGCTGAGCATTCTGCCGTGGTAACAG CAGATGACGGATCAGTAATGACATGGGGTTGGGGTGAACACGGTCAGCTTGGTTTAGGAGATACAAACGATCAAACTGGCCCTCGTGCTGTAAGTTTATGCAATGAACCATCCAGGAAACCATGTGTTGGTAGAGTTTACTGTGGCAGTGGTTTTACATTTGTTATCAGGACGTATACTGTGAAGTCCAGTTCCTAA
- the LOC107020335 gene encoding conserved oligomeric Golgi complex subunit 7, giving the protein MMVDLSSFSDEKFDPKKWINSACQSRHPQDPLDKHLIDLEMKLQMVSEEIAASLEEQSSAALLRVPRANRDVIRLRDDALSLRSSLSTILQKLKKAEGSSAESVATLAKVDTVKRRMEAAYETLQDAAGLTQLSSTVEEVFASGDLPRAAETLANMRHCLSAVGEVAEFANIRRQLEVLEDRLDSVVQPRLTDALSNRKVDVAQEMRAILLRIGRFKSLEMHYTMVHLKPIKRLWEDFDLRQQANKVANEKSEMDRLSNSQDFQPSMISFSSWLTSFYDELLLYLEQEWKWCMFAFPEEYRTLVPSLLNEAMSTIGVSFASQINLAVGDAVTETKTLAKGIIDISNGDLPKGAKIQTKHLEALIELHNTTGSFARNIQHLFSDADPQVFLDALKAVYLPYEFFKRRYGQMERAVLSSEIAGLDLRGAAVTLVGVQGVELSETVRRMEESIPQVILLLEAAVERCINFTGGSEVDELILVLDDVMLQYISTLQENVKSLRAVCGLDVDAISTKKDAGSERRETASNARKVDFTSSEEEWSFVQGALQILTVADCLTSRSSVFEASLKATLARLSTSLSFSVFGSRIDQNKPDIVNDDGNGQLSVARKAALDVAAVRLVDIPEKARKLLNLLEQSKDPRFHALPVASQRVTAFSDAVNELVYDVLISKIRQQFNDLSRLPIWSSVEEHSLRPLPTFSSYPQSYVTGVGEYLLTLPQQLEPLVENISNSDPNADEAQYFATEWMFKVAEGATALYMEQLRGIQYITDRGAQQLSVDIEYLSNVLSALSMPIPTCLATFQTCFSTPKDQLKDLIKSDSGNQLDLPTANLVCKMRRISLE; this is encoded by the exons ATGATGGTGGATCTGAGTTCCTTCTCCGACGAGAAATTTGATCCGAAAAAATGGATAAACTCAGCGTGCCAGTCACGGCATCCACAGGATCCACTAGACAAACACTTGATAGATCTGGAAATGAAGCTTCAGATGGTGTCTGAAGAGATCGCCGCTTCCCTGGAGGAGCAAAGCTCAGCCGCACTCCTCCGTGTCCCCCGCGCTAATCGGGATGTCATCCGCCTTCGTGACGATGCTCTCTCCCTTCGCTCCTCTCTCTCTACCATCCTccaaaaacttaaaaaa GCTGAGGGATCATCTGCTGAATCTGTAGCTACATTAGCAAAAGTTGATACTGTCAAGCGGAGAATGGAAGCTGCGTATGAGACATTGCAG GATGCTGCTGGTTTAACTCAATTAAGCTCAACAGTGGAGGAAGTATTTGCTAGTGGTGACCTTCCACGAGCTGCAGAAACTCTGGCTAATATGAGGCACTGTTTGTCTGCCGTTGGAGAG GTTGCTGAATTTGCCAATATTAGGAGGCAACTAGAAGTTTTAGAAGACAGACTAGACTCAGTTGTCCAACCTCGACTGACAGATGCTCTAAGCAATCGAAAG GTTGATGTTGCCCAAGAAATGCGTGCGATTCTTCTGAGAATTGGGAGATTCAAGTCGTTAGAGATGCACTACACCATGGTCCACCTTAAGCCAATAAAGCGGCTTTGGGAAGATTTTGACTTGAGGCAGCAGGCTAATAAAGTTGCAAATGAAAAAAGTGAAATGGATAGACTATCAAATTCTCAGGATTTTCAACCGTCCATGATATCATTCTCAAGTTGGCTGACTAGTTTCTACGATGAATTGTTGCTTTATCTTGAACAGGAGTGGAAGTG GTGTATGTTTGCCTTTCCAGAAGAATACAGAACTCTTGTACCAAGCCTACTAAATGAAGCAATGTCAACTATTGGTGTGAGTTTTGCATCACAGATCAATCTTGCCGTTGGGGATGCCGTGACTGAGACAAAAACCTTGGCGAAAG GTATAATTGACATTTCAAATGGAGATTTGCCAAAAGGTGCCAAGATTCAGACTAAACATTTGGAAGCCCTTATTGAACTTCATAATACAACAGGGAGCTTTGCTAGGAACATTCAGCACCTGTTTTCAGATGCTGATCCTCAAGTTTTTCTGGATGCACTGAAGGCAGTGTACCTTCCTTATGAATTTTTCAAAAGGCG ATATGGACAGATGGAGCGTGCAGTTCTCTCTAGTGAGATTGCAGGACTTGATCTCAGAGGAGCCGCTGTTACTCTTGTGGGAGTCCAGGGAGTTGAACTTAGTGAAACTGTACGAAGGATGGAAGAGTCAATTCCACAAGTCATTTTGCTTCTTGAGGCAGCAGTTGAAAGATGCATCAACTTTACTGGTGGCTCTGAGGTGGATGAGCTAATTCTCGTGCTGGATGATGTCATGCTACAGTATATTTCCACTTTGCAGGAGAATGTAAAATCACTGAGAGCTGTTTGTGGACTGGATGTGGATGCTATTAGTACAAAGAAAGATGCAGGATCAGAAAGAAGGGAAACAGCTTCAAATGCACGTAAAGTTGACTTCACATCAAGTGAGGAGGAGTGGTCATTTGTTCAAGGTGCATTGCAGATCCTCACTGTTGCTGATTGTTTAACCAGCAGATCTTCAGTCTTTGAAGCTTCCCTCAAGGCTACTCTTGCTAGGTTGAGTACAAGCCTCTCTTTCTCAGTTTTTGGGTCAAGAATTGATCAGAACAAGCCAGATATAGTCAATGATGATGGAAATGGGCAATTATCTGTGGCTCGAAAAGCTGCCTTGGATGTGGCAGCTGTGAGACTGGTGGATATTCCTGAAAAGGCTCGGAAGCTTCTTAATTTATTGGAGCAG TCTAAAGATCCCAGGTTCCATGCACTTCCAGTAGCATCACAACGAGTTACAGCTTTCTCAGACGCAGTCAATGAGCTTGTTTACGATGTTCTCATTTCAAAAATACGGCAGCAGTTCAATGATTTGTCACGGCTGCCCATATGGTCATCTGTTGAAGAACATAGTCTAAGGCCCCTCCCAACCTTCAGTTCATACCCACAATCTTATGTGACTGGCGTTGGTGAATATCTCCTTACGTTACCCCAACAACTAGAGCCACTTGTAGAGAATATTTCCAACAGCGATCCCAATGCTGATGAAGCCCAGTACTTTGCAACTGAATGGATGTTCAAG GTTGCTGAAGGTGCCACTGCACTTTACATGGAACAGCTTCGAGGGATCCAGTATATAACAGATCGTGGAGCACAACAACTCTCTGTTGATATCGAGTATCTAAGCAATGTACTATCAGCTCTATCAATGCCAATTCCTACATGTCTTGCTACATTCCAGACATGTTTTTCAACACCTAAAGATCAGCTCAAGGATCTTATAAAGTCAGATTCTGGGAATCAGCTTGATCTTCCTACTGCTAACCTTGTCTGCAAGATGCGACGTATCAGTTTAGAATAA